A stretch of Streptomyces vietnamensis DNA encodes these proteins:
- the ccrA gene encoding crotonyl-CoA carboxylase/reductase produces MKEILDAIQSPDSTSADFANIKLPESYRAVTVHKDEAEMFAGVASRDKDPRKSLHLDDVKLPELGPGEALVAVMASSVNYNSVWTSIFEPVSTFGFLERYGRLSELTKRHDLPYHVIGSDLAGVVLRTGPGVNSWKPGDEVVAHCLSVELESSDGHNDTMLDPEQRIWGFETNFGGLAEIALVKSNQLMPKPGHLSWEEAAAPGLVNSTAYRQLVSRNGAGMKQGDNVLIWGASGGLGSYATQFALAGGANPICVVSSPEKADICRSMGAEAVIDRNAEGYKFWKDENTQDPREWKRFGSKIRELTGGEDIDIVFEHPGRETFGASVYVTRKGGTITTCASTSGYMHQYDNRYLWMSLKRIIGSHFANYREAWEANRLIAKGKIHPTLSKVYSLEETGQAAYDVHRNLHQGKVGVLALAPQEGLGVSNPELRAQHIDAINRFRNI; encoded by the coding sequence GTGAAGGAAATCCTGGACGCGATCCAGTCGCCGGACTCCACGTCCGCCGACTTCGCGAACATCAAGCTCCCCGAGTCGTACCGGGCCGTCACCGTCCACAAGGACGAGGCGGAGATGTTCGCCGGCGTCGCCAGCCGCGACAAGGACCCGCGCAAGTCGCTCCACCTCGACGACGTCAAGCTCCCCGAGCTCGGCCCGGGCGAGGCCCTCGTGGCCGTCATGGCGAGCTCCGTGAACTACAACTCGGTCTGGACCTCGATCTTCGAGCCCGTCTCGACCTTCGGCTTCCTGGAGCGCTACGGCCGCCTCTCCGAGCTCACCAAGCGCCACGACCTGCCCTACCACGTCATCGGTTCCGACCTCGCGGGCGTCGTGCTGCGCACCGGCCCGGGCGTCAACTCCTGGAAGCCCGGCGACGAGGTCGTCGCCCACTGCCTCTCGGTCGAGCTGGAGTCCTCCGACGGCCACAACGACACGATGCTCGACCCCGAGCAGCGCATCTGGGGCTTCGAGACCAACTTCGGCGGCCTCGCCGAGATCGCCCTCGTGAAGTCCAACCAGCTGATGCCGAAGCCCGGCCACCTCAGCTGGGAGGAGGCGGCGGCCCCCGGCCTCGTCAACTCCACCGCCTACCGCCAGCTGGTCTCCCGCAACGGCGCCGGCATGAAGCAGGGCGACAACGTCCTCATCTGGGGCGCGAGCGGCGGACTCGGCTCGTACGCCACGCAGTTCGCCCTCGCCGGCGGCGCCAACCCGATCTGTGTCGTCTCCTCCCCCGAGAAGGCCGACATCTGCCGGTCCATGGGCGCCGAGGCGGTCATCGACCGCAACGCCGAGGGCTACAAGTTCTGGAAGGACGAGAACACCCAGGACCCGCGCGAGTGGAAGCGCTTCGGCTCCAAGATCCGTGAGCTGACCGGCGGCGAGGACATCGACATCGTCTTCGAGCACCCGGGCCGCGAGACCTTCGGCGCCTCCGTGTACGTCACCCGCAAGGGCGGCACCATCACCACCTGCGCCTCGACCTCGGGCTACATGCACCAGTACGACAACCGCTACCTGTGGATGTCGCTGAAGCGGATCATCGGCTCGCACTTCGCGAACTACCGCGAGGCGTGGGAGGCCAACCGCCTGATCGCCAAGGGCAAGATCCACCCCACGCTCTCGAAGGTCTACTCCCTGGAGGAGACCGGCCAGGCCGCCTACGACGTCCACCGCAACCTCCACCAGGGCAAGGTCGGCGTCCTCGCCCTCGCCCCGCAGGAGGGCCTGGGCGTCAGCAACCCGGAGCTCCGGGCCCAGCACATCGACGCCATCAACCGCTTCCGGAACATCTGA
- a CDS encoding MaoC family dehydratase — MQFGRTYEEFEVGAVYKHWPGKTVTEYDDHLFCLLTMNHHPLHMDVNYAENTTDFKQNVVVGNYIYSLLLGMSVPDVSGKAIANLEIESLRHVAPTFHGDTIYGETTVLDKTPSKSKSDRGIVYVETKGYKQDGTLVCVFRRKVMVPTAEYIDARGGEQPGRPELKEQGK, encoded by the coding sequence ATGCAGTTCGGCCGTACCTATGAAGAGTTCGAAGTCGGTGCCGTCTACAAGCACTGGCCCGGAAAAACGGTCACCGAATACGACGACCACCTCTTCTGTCTGCTGACGATGAACCACCATCCGCTGCACATGGATGTGAATTACGCCGAGAACACGACGGACTTCAAGCAGAACGTCGTCGTCGGCAACTACATCTACTCGCTGCTGCTCGGCATGTCCGTGCCGGACGTCTCCGGCAAGGCCATCGCCAACCTGGAGATCGAGTCGCTGCGGCACGTGGCGCCGACCTTCCACGGCGACACCATCTACGGCGAGACCACGGTCCTCGACAAGACCCCGTCGAAGTCGAAGAGCGACCGCGGCATCGTCTACGTCGAGACCAAGGGCTACAAGCAAGACGGCACCCTCGTGTGCGTCTTCCGCCGCAAGGTGATGGTCCCGACCGCCGAGTACATCGACGCGCGCGGCGGCGAGCAGCCCGGCCGCCCGGAGCTGAAGGAACAGGGGAAGTAG
- a CDS encoding protein meaA, whose protein sequence is MTERQKDRPWLMRTYAGHSTAEASNELYRRNLAKGQTGLSVAFDLPTQTGYDPDHILARGEVGRVGVPVSHLGDMRRLFQDIPLEQMNTSMTINATAMWLLALYQVAAEEQGADITKLQGTTQNDIVKEYLSRGTHVFPPGPSLRLTTDMIAYTVNHIPKWNPINICSYHLQEAGATPVQEISYAMATAIAVLDSVRDSGQVPEDRFGEVVARISFFVNAGVRFIEEMCKMRAFGRIWDKITLERYGIENPKQRRFRYGVQVNSLGLTEAQPENNVQRIVLEMLAVTLSKDARARAVQLPAWNEALGLPRPWDQQWSLRIQQVLAHESDLLEYEDIFAGSHVIEAKVDALVEECLAEIDRIQEMGGAMAAVESGYLKSQLVSSHAERRARIEAGEDKIVGVNIFQATEENPLTADLDTAIMTVDPAVEARVVGSMKTWRDNRYQPPFNHPRPCKALERLKEAAKGTENLMEATLECARAGVTTGEWAGALREVFGEFRAPTGVSSAPVAVTAEAGTPLALVREKVARTAEDLNCGRLRLLVGKPGLDGHSNGAEQIAVRARDAGFEVVYQGIRLTPEQIVDAALAEDVHCVGLSILSGSHSALVPDVLDRLREAGATDIPVIVGGIIPNADAAELKRAGVAAVFTPKDFGITEIIGRIVDEIRQANKLSPLESTEVLA, encoded by the coding sequence ATGACTGAGCGCCAGAAGGACCGGCCGTGGCTCATGCGGACGTATGCGGGTCACTCGACCGCCGAGGCGTCCAACGAGCTGTACCGGCGCAACCTCGCCAAGGGTCAGACCGGCCTCTCGGTCGCGTTCGACCTGCCGACGCAGACCGGGTACGACCCCGACCACATCCTCGCCCGCGGCGAGGTCGGCCGGGTCGGCGTCCCCGTCTCGCACCTCGGTGACATGCGCCGGCTGTTCCAGGACATCCCCCTGGAGCAGATGAACACCTCCATGACCATCAACGCCACCGCCATGTGGCTTCTGGCGCTCTACCAGGTGGCAGCCGAGGAGCAGGGCGCGGACATCACCAAGCTCCAGGGCACCACCCAGAACGACATCGTGAAGGAGTACCTGTCGCGCGGGACGCACGTCTTCCCGCCCGGCCCCTCGCTCCGCCTCACGACGGACATGATCGCGTACACGGTCAACCACATCCCGAAGTGGAACCCGATCAACATCTGCAGCTACCACCTGCAGGAGGCCGGGGCCACGCCGGTCCAGGAGATCTCGTACGCGATGGCCACCGCGATCGCGGTCCTCGACTCGGTCCGCGACTCGGGGCAGGTCCCCGAGGACCGCTTCGGCGAGGTCGTCGCCCGCATCTCCTTCTTCGTGAACGCGGGCGTCCGCTTCATCGAGGAGATGTGCAAGATGCGCGCCTTCGGCCGCATCTGGGACAAGATCACGCTCGAGCGGTACGGCATCGAGAACCCGAAGCAGCGGCGTTTCCGCTACGGCGTCCAGGTCAACTCGCTCGGCCTGACCGAGGCCCAGCCGGAGAACAACGTCCAGCGGATCGTCCTGGAGATGCTGGCCGTCACCCTCTCCAAGGACGCCCGCGCGCGTGCCGTGCAGCTCCCCGCCTGGAACGAGGCCCTCGGCCTCCCCCGGCCCTGGGACCAGCAGTGGTCGCTCCGCATCCAGCAGGTGCTCGCCCACGAGTCCGACCTCCTGGAGTACGAGGACATCTTCGCCGGCTCGCACGTCATCGAGGCCAAGGTGGACGCCCTCGTCGAGGAGTGCCTGGCCGAGATCGACCGGATCCAGGAGATGGGCGGCGCGATGGCCGCCGTCGAGTCCGGCTACCTCAAGTCGCAGCTGGTCTCCTCGCACGCCGAGCGGCGCGCCCGGATCGAGGCCGGCGAGGACAAGATCGTCGGCGTCAACATCTTCCAGGCGACCGAGGAGAACCCCCTCACCGCCGACCTGGACACCGCGATCATGACGGTCGACCCGGCCGTCGAGGCGCGGGTCGTCGGCTCGATGAAGACCTGGCGCGACAACCGCTACCAGCCGCCGTTCAACCACCCGCGGCCCTGCAAGGCCCTGGAGCGCCTCAAGGAGGCCGCCAAGGGCACCGAGAACCTCATGGAGGCCACCCTGGAGTGCGCCCGCGCCGGGGTCACCACCGGCGAGTGGGCCGGGGCCCTGCGCGAGGTGTTCGGCGAGTTCCGCGCCCCCACCGGCGTCTCCTCCGCCCCGGTGGCCGTGACGGCCGAGGCGGGCACGCCGCTCGCCCTGGTCCGCGAGAAGGTCGCCAGGACCGCCGAGGACCTGAACTGCGGGCGGCTGCGGCTGCTCGTCGGCAAGCCGGGCCTGGACGGGCACTCCAACGGGGCCGAGCAGATCGCCGTACGCGCGCGTGACGCCGGTTTCGAGGTGGTCTACCAGGGCATCCGGCTGACGCCCGAGCAGATCGTCGACGCCGCCCTGGCGGAGGACGTGCACTGCGTGGGCCTGTCGATCCTCTCCGGCTCGCACTCCGCGCTGGTCCCCGACGTCCTCGACCGCCTCCGCGAGGCGGGCGCGACGGACATCCCGGTCATCGTCGGCGGAATCATCCCGAACGCCGACGCCGCAGAACTGAAGCGCGCGGGTGTCGCCGCCGTCTTCACACCGAAGGACTTCGGTATCACGGAGATCATCGGCCGTATCGTCGACGAGATCCGGCAAGCGAACAAGCTCAGCCCCCTGGAAAGTACGGAGGTCCTCGCATGA
- a CDS encoding MFS transporter — MSVTSPVHSPAPTYAAVLRTPHARRTFGAALLGRLSYGTAPLSLILSVKASTGSYAAAGTVMAAFGLTGVLLSPARAALVDRFGPRRTLVPLATAYALLLTVLAVATARPTTPALALVVLASCAGGLTPPLGPVTRALWSAMLPDRELLRRAYSLDTVAEELLFVTGPLLVGLLLRYAAAPAGLAVSAGLVLTGTLALVTSPAVRGGAGEREPGAPERAAVRRGAPGPGLLGAAVVAAAVGMCLGAVELLVIAFADGHHRPGAVPWAMAALSAGSAVGGLVYGAVRWRASTAVRLSVLALCLGAVLAATGLSPHPYALIGWVALGGLFTAPAITSAYLLADESVGAGQRTRAGAWVNTAFNAGTTVATAGAGLLVGRLPLSVCFAVAALPAVLAAVGTLVPAGVRARPGSAGRVEPVQ; from the coding sequence ATGTCCGTGACCTCCCCTGTCCACTCCCCCGCGCCCACCTACGCGGCGGTGCTGCGGACCCCGCACGCCCGCCGCACCTTCGGGGCGGCCCTCCTGGGGCGGCTGTCCTACGGCACCGCCCCGCTCTCCCTGATCCTCTCCGTCAAGGCGAGCACCGGCTCGTACGCCGCGGCCGGCACGGTCATGGCCGCGTTCGGTCTCACCGGTGTCCTGCTGTCGCCCGCGCGCGCCGCCCTCGTCGACCGGTTCGGGCCGCGCCGCACCCTGGTGCCCCTGGCCACCGCGTACGCGCTGCTACTCACCGTGCTCGCGGTGGCGACGGCCCGACCCACGACCCCGGCGCTCGCGCTGGTGGTCCTGGCCTCCTGCGCGGGAGGCCTGACTCCGCCGCTCGGTCCGGTGACGCGGGCGCTGTGGAGCGCGATGCTGCCCGACCGGGAGCTGCTGCGGCGCGCGTACAGCCTGGACACGGTGGCGGAGGAACTCCTCTTCGTCACGGGCCCGTTGCTGGTGGGACTCCTCCTGCGGTACGCGGCGGCGCCGGCCGGGCTCGCGGTGAGCGCCGGACTCGTCCTGACCGGCACCCTCGCCCTCGTCACCTCGCCGGCGGTGCGGGGCGGGGCCGGGGAGCGGGAGCCGGGGGCGCCGGAGCGGGCGGCGGTCCGGCGGGGCGCGCCCGGTCCCGGACTGCTCGGGGCGGCGGTCGTGGCGGCCGCGGTCGGCATGTGTCTGGGCGCCGTGGAGCTCCTTGTGATCGCGTTCGCCGACGGACACCACCGCCCCGGGGCGGTGCCGTGGGCCATGGCGGCCCTGTCGGCGGGCAGCGCGGTCGGCGGCCTCGTGTACGGCGCGGTGCGGTGGCGGGCCTCGACCGCCGTGCGCCTGTCGGTACTGGCGCTCTGCCTCGGTGCGGTCCTGGCGGCAACGGGGCTCTCCCCGCATCCGTACGCGCTGATCGGGTGGGTGGCGCTCGGCGGTCTCTTCACGGCGCCGGCGATCACGAGCGCCTATCTGCTGGCCGACGAGTCCGTCGGGGCGGGGCAGCGCACACGGGCCGGGGCCTGGGTCAACACCGCGTTCAACGCCGGTACGACGGTGGCGACGGCCGGTGCGGGTCTCCTGGTGGGCCGGCTGCCGCTGTCGGTGTGCTTCGCGGTGGCGGCGCTCCCGGCGGTTCTGGCGGCGGTCGGGACGCTGGTCCCGGCCGGGGTGCGAGCGCGCCCCGGGTCAGCCGGCCGGGTCGAGCCGGTGCAGTGA
- a CDS encoding HpcH/HpaI aldolase/citrate lyase family protein: MTSPVNRLRPRRSCLAVPGSNPRFLEKAQGLAADQVFLDLEDACAPLAKPEARHTIVKFLNEGDWTGKTRVVRVNDWTTHWTYRDVVTVVEGAGQNLDCIMLPKVQDAQQIVALDLLLTQIEKTMGFEVGKIGIEAQIENAQGLTNVNAIAQASQRVETIIFGPADFMASINMKSLVVGEQPPGYPADAYHHILMSILMAARANNLQAIDGPYLQIRNQEGYKAVAQRAAALGFDGKWVLHPDQVAAANEIFSPSQEDYDHAELILDAYDYYTSEAGGKKGSAMLGDEMIDEASRKMALVISGKGRAAGMQRTSKFEIPEA; this comes from the coding sequence ATGACCAGCCCTGTGAACCGGCTCCGCCCCCGCCGCTCCTGCCTGGCGGTCCCCGGCTCCAACCCGCGCTTCCTCGAGAAGGCCCAGGGCCTCGCCGCCGACCAGGTCTTCCTCGACCTGGAGGACGCGTGCGCCCCGCTGGCCAAGCCCGAGGCCCGGCACACCATCGTGAAGTTCCTGAACGAGGGCGACTGGACCGGCAAGACCCGCGTGGTCCGCGTCAACGACTGGACGACCCACTGGACCTACCGCGACGTCGTCACGGTCGTCGAGGGCGCCGGCCAGAACCTCGACTGCATCATGCTGCCGAAGGTCCAGGACGCCCAGCAGATCGTCGCCCTCGACCTGCTGCTCACGCAGATCGAGAAGACCATGGGCTTCGAGGTCGGCAAGATCGGCATCGAGGCGCAGATCGAGAACGCCCAGGGCCTCACCAACGTCAACGCGATCGCGCAGGCCTCCCAGCGCGTCGAGACGATCATCTTCGGCCCGGCCGACTTCATGGCCTCCATCAACATGAAGTCCCTCGTCGTCGGCGAGCAGCCGCCCGGCTACCCGGCGGACGCGTACCACCACATCCTGATGAGCATCCTGATGGCGGCCCGCGCCAACAACCTCCAGGCGATCGACGGTCCCTACCTGCAGATCCGCAACCAGGAGGGCTACAAGGCGGTCGCGCAGCGCGCCGCGGCCCTGGGCTTCGACGGCAAGTGGGTGCTGCACCCGGACCAGGTCGCCGCCGCGAACGAGATCTTCTCGCCCTCGCAGGAGGACTACGACCACGCCGAGCTGATCCTCGACGCGTACGACTACTACACGTCCGAGGCCGGCGGGAAGAAGGGCTCCGCGATGCTCGGCGACGAGATGATCGACGAGGCCTCCCGCAAGATGGCCCTGGTCATCTCCGGCAAGGGCCGCGCCGCCGGCATGCAGCGCACCAGCAAGTTCGAGATCCCGGAGGCCTGA
- a CDS encoding TetR family transcriptional regulator: MPKAAKTPRATSPSDAPESAAGTRAAAQRLKMRRELAAAAMELFATKGYEATTVDEIAATAGVARRTFFRHFRSKEEAIFPDHDDTLVRAEAVLNAAPPHEHPLDTVCRGIKEVMKMYAGSPAVSVARYRLTREVPTLREREIASVARYERLFTRYLLGHFDERDHHAGNDDPLLAEVAASAVVTAHNHVLRRWLRAGGEGDVEAQLDHAFAIVRETFGSGIGARPAPAGSATAAPAEPAPEAPAAATASTTGDVVVAVARTDAPLDEVMRTIQQALKGA, encoded by the coding sequence ATGCCCAAGGCCGCGAAGACACCCCGTGCCACGTCCCCGTCCGACGCTCCGGAGAGCGCGGCGGGCACTCGTGCCGCCGCGCAGCGGCTCAAGATGCGCCGGGAGCTCGCCGCGGCCGCGATGGAGCTCTTCGCGACCAAGGGGTACGAGGCCACCACCGTCGACGAGATCGCGGCCACGGCCGGGGTCGCGCGGCGGACGTTCTTCCGCCACTTCCGCTCCAAGGAAGAGGCGATCTTCCCGGACCACGACGACACGCTCGTACGGGCGGAGGCGGTGCTGAACGCCGCCCCGCCGCACGAGCACCCGCTCGACACGGTGTGCCGGGGCATCAAGGAAGTCATGAAGATGTACGCGGGGTCCCCCGCGGTCTCCGTGGCGCGCTACCGGCTCACCCGTGAGGTGCCGACGCTGCGGGAGCGGGAGATCGCCTCGGTGGCCCGCTACGAGCGGCTCTTCACCCGCTATCTCCTCGGGCACTTCGACGAGCGGGACCACCACGCCGGCAACGACGACCCGCTGCTCGCCGAGGTGGCCGCGTCGGCGGTCGTCACCGCCCACAACCACGTGCTGCGCCGCTGGCTGCGGGCGGGCGGCGAGGGTGACGTGGAGGCCCAGCTGGACCACGCCTTCGCGATCGTCCGGGAGACCTTCGGCTCGGGCATAGGCGCCCGTCCGGCGCCCGCCGGGAGCGCCACCGCCGCACCGGCCGAGCCGGCCCCGGAGGCGCCGGCCGCCGCGACCGCGTCCACGACGGGCGACGTGGTGGTCGCCGTGGCACGGACGGACGCTCCGCTCGACGAGGTCATGCGGACCATCCAGCAGGCGCTCAAGGGGGCCTGA
- a CDS encoding HEAT repeat domain-containing protein, protein MEISEDPEFCSMIDRLRDEIENDTGEVPAAFEELAELAATDDPEELHRVLTAPGQPLWAREIAAYALGVAGDPRAFEALVLLLNHRDPERCVTAAHALVRLGDPRTARAAAALATNELRVAYALLPVRLLAELRAPESVPALITVLERRLRADDPHWRVGLACVEGLGALGDARARPALEAALPHPRLGTEAMRSLHRLDPAG, encoded by the coding sequence ATGGAAATCTCCGAGGACCCGGAATTCTGCTCGATGATCGATCGATTGCGGGACGAGATCGAGAATGACACCGGAGAAGTCCCGGCGGCATTCGAGGAACTCGCGGAACTCGCCGCGACCGATGACCCCGAGGAACTCCACCGCGTCCTCACCGCACCCGGGCAGCCGCTCTGGGCCCGAGAGATCGCCGCCTACGCCCTCGGCGTCGCCGGCGACCCCCGCGCCTTCGAGGCCCTCGTCCTCCTCCTCAACCACCGCGACCCGGAGCGCTGCGTCACCGCCGCCCACGCCCTGGTCCGGCTCGGCGACCCGCGCACCGCGCGCGCGGCGGCCGCCCTCGCCACCAACGAACTCCGGGTCGCCTACGCCCTGCTGCCGGTCCGGCTGCTCGCCGAACTCCGCGCCCCGGAATCCGTGCCGGCCCTGATCACCGTCCTCGAACGGCGACTTCGGGCCGACGACCCCCACTGGCGCGTCGGCCTCGCCTGCGTCGAGGGCCTCGGCGCCCTGGGCGACGCCCGGGCCCGCCCCGCCCTGGAAGCGGCCCTTCCGCACCCCCGCCTGGGCACGGAGGCCATGCGGTCACTGCACCGGCTCGACCCGGCCGGCTGA
- a CDS encoding 3-hydroxyacyl-CoA dehydrogenase family protein, with translation MDTPLSTIAVVGLGTMGSGIADVLARAGREVIGIDISDTAAAQAVAALEASTARAVARERITEEERQDVLARFRTFSDLQAAAEADLVIEVVPESYEAKQEVFRALDGIVRPDAILATGTNALSVTRLAADSAHPERVLGLHFFAPVQAMKLVEVVSSVLTDPRAVEAVTRLAQDLGKEPVAVGDRAGFIADGLLFGYLNQAAAMYEAKYASREDIDAAMKLGCGLPMGPLALLDLIGVDTARTVLEAMYAASHDRLHAPAPILKQLSEAGLTGRKAGRGFYTYEAPGSGEVVRDALTPLTSAGTGTGREVRSVGVAGSGTMASGIAEVFAKAGYAVVLAARSQEKADTAKARIAKSLARSVDKGRMTGEARDETLALITPAGSLDAFAEVDLAVEAVAEDLEIKQELFARLDKICKPGAVLATTTSSLPVIACAKATTRPQDVIGMHFFNPAPAMKLVEIVRTVLTADDVHATVREVTAKIRKHPVDCGDRAGFIVNALLFPYLNNAIKMVQEHYATLDDIDAAMKLGGGYPMGPFELLDVVGLDVSLAIEQVLHREFRDPGLAPAPLLEHLVAAGCLGRKTGRGFREYARR, from the coding sequence ATGGACACCCCTCTCTCCACCATCGCCGTCGTCGGTCTCGGCACCATGGGCTCGGGCATCGCCGACGTCCTCGCCCGGGCCGGCCGCGAGGTCATCGGCATCGACATCAGCGACACCGCCGCCGCCCAGGCCGTCGCCGCCCTGGAGGCCTCCACCGCCCGTGCGGTGGCCCGTGAGCGGATCACCGAGGAGGAGCGGCAGGACGTCCTGGCCCGCTTCCGTACCTTCTCCGACCTCCAGGCGGCCGCCGAGGCCGACCTCGTGATCGAGGTCGTGCCCGAGTCGTACGAGGCGAAGCAGGAGGTCTTCCGGGCCCTGGACGGGATCGTCCGGCCCGACGCGATCCTGGCCACCGGCACCAACGCCCTCTCCGTGACCCGGCTCGCCGCCGACTCGGCGCACCCCGAGCGGGTCCTCGGCCTGCACTTCTTCGCCCCGGTCCAGGCCATGAAGCTGGTCGAGGTGGTCTCCTCCGTGCTGACCGACCCGCGGGCCGTGGAGGCCGTGACCCGGCTCGCCCAGGACCTCGGCAAGGAGCCGGTGGCGGTCGGCGACCGGGCCGGTTTCATCGCGGACGGGCTGCTCTTCGGCTACCTGAACCAGGCCGCCGCCATGTACGAGGCCAAGTACGCCTCCCGCGAGGACATCGACGCGGCGATGAAGCTGGGCTGCGGTCTGCCGATGGGCCCGCTGGCGCTGCTCGACCTGATCGGCGTCGACACGGCCCGTACGGTCCTGGAGGCCATGTACGCGGCCTCGCACGACCGGCTGCACGCCCCCGCCCCGATCCTCAAGCAGCTCAGCGAGGCCGGTCTGACCGGCCGCAAGGCGGGCCGCGGCTTCTACACGTACGAGGCGCCGGGCTCCGGCGAGGTCGTGCGCGACGCGCTGACCCCGCTCACCTCCGCCGGCACCGGCACCGGCCGCGAGGTCCGCTCGGTCGGCGTCGCCGGCTCGGGCACGATGGCCTCCGGCATCGCCGAGGTCTTCGCCAAGGCCGGGTACGCGGTCGTGCTCGCCGCCCGCTCCCAGGAGAAGGCCGACACGGCCAAGGCCCGGATCGCCAAGTCCCTGGCCCGCTCGGTCGACAAGGGCCGCATGACGGGCGAGGCGCGCGACGAGACGCTGGCCCTGATCACCCCGGCCGGTTCGCTCGACGCCTTCGCCGAGGTCGACCTGGCCGTCGAGGCGGTCGCCGAGGACCTGGAGATCAAGCAGGAGCTGTTCGCGCGGCTCGACAAGATCTGCAAGCCGGGCGCGGTGCTCGCCACCACGACCTCCTCGCTGCCGGTCATCGCCTGTGCCAAGGCCACCACGCGCCCGCAGGACGTCATCGGGATGCACTTCTTCAACCCGGCGCCGGCGATGAAGCTGGTCGAGATCGTCCGTACGGTCCTGACCGCCGACGACGTCCACGCCACCGTCCGCGAGGTCACCGCGAAGATCCGCAAGCACCCGGTGGACTGCGGCGACCGCGCCGGCTTCATCGTGAACGCGCTGCTCTTCCCGTACCTGAACAACGCGATCAAGATGGTCCAGGAGCACTACGCGACCCTGGACGACATCGACGCGGCCATGAAGCTGGGCGGCGGCTACCCGATGGGCCCGTTCGAGCTGCTCGACGTGGTCGGCCTTGACGTCTCGCTCGCGATCGAGCAGGTGCTGCACCGCGAGTTCCGCGACCCGGGCCTCGCGCCCGCCCCGCTCCTGGAGCACCTGGTGGCGGCCGGCTGCCTGGGCCGCAAGACGGGTCGCGGCTTCCGCGAATATGCCCGACGCTGA